The Fluviispira sanaruensis sequence ATATCTGCTATCGGTGCATTGGTGATCCAGGTTTTTGAACCATTGAGCACCCATGAGTCGCCAGATTTTTTTGCAAAAGTTTTCATACCTGCAGGATCAGAGCCAAAATCGGGTTCAGTTAAACCAAAGCAGCCGATAGTATCTCCAGTTGCCATTTTGGGAAGGAAATACTTTTTTTGTTCTTCAGATCCGAATGCGTAAATGGCATACATAGCAAGACTACTTTGTACACTTGCAAAACTTCTAAGCCCACTGTCTCCTCGTTCAAGTTCTTTCATTATGAGACCATATGAAATTTCATCAAGCCCTGCACAGCCATAGCCATGTAAGTTTGAACCGAGTAATCCGAGTTTGCCCATTTCTTTGATTATTTCTTTTGGAAAGTGCGCGTTTTCAAAATTTTCAGTGATATTTGGCATAAAAACATTTTGAACAAATTTATGGACTGTTTCTTTAATTAATAATTGTGATTCATCTAAATCTTGGAATGTATTTAAAAAATCTGTTGCAAGTGTATCCATGAAATCATCCTTTAAAATTTATTTTCTTAAACTTTCATACGCAAATATGACTTCTTCTTCATTAAATAATTTTACAGAAGTCTTTCCTAGATTTTTTGCTAATGAAAGAATATATGCGACTCCGGAATCTACATCTGAAGGAAAAATAGCATCTTGTTCAATACAATAAGATAAAATTCCCCACAACTGATTCACTTCATTTTTGGGATAATGCTTTTTATCTTTAATTTCTTCTCTTAAGCGAAAGCCATTTTGTTTTAAAAATGCATCAAGTAATTTTGAAGTTTTAACCATAACAGAACGTGAGATTCGGACAATGCGATGAACAAGTGAGGAAAATAAAAGTTGTAGACATTCAGAAAGATCTGATTCATTTAAATTCGAATTGTCTATGTCGAAACGATGGGTGGAGCAGACTTCTATTAAGTCGAAAATTTGACCTAAAACACGCACCCAATTGAGCATGAGAGCTTGAGCAACAAATTTCGAGCCAACGGATTTGACATGGGGTTTTCCAACAACGGTTTTGACATAAGTTGACGAGCAGTGGAGCAATCTTGGGGGACACATTATTGCCCAAGTTTGAATTTTAGGATTGATGGCTTGGTTAGAAAAGTACAAGTTAAATTCGGCTTCGAAATCTGAAGTTGAGCGCAGACCACGGATAAGATGTTCTATAGCATTTTCTTTGGCATAATCGGCAACCAGACCTTCTTGCGATGTGACAATAACCCTATCGCCTATATGGAAAGGAGGATCGAGTGCCCACCAATCTGAAAATGGATCGATGGAATGGGCTATCACACGTGCTCTGACTTCGGGTTTTAAGAGACTTTGTTTTGCTGGGTTGATTGCTGAAACAACATGTACGCAGTCAAAAACTTCAAGGGCAGAATCGAGTACAAATTGATGTCCATACGTCCAGGGGTCAAAGGATCCAGCATATACAGAAGATTTCATAATATTCTCTTCATTTTTAAATTCACGTTCAAAACAAGACAAAAATAAAGATTTGTCTTGATATGCCAAAGATGTGGCATGAGAAACCGCCGTAGGAATTAAACCCCGTCTTGCATAATTGAGCAAGGATTCAAAATAAAATATCATGGGTCAGAAAGCAAATTTAATTGAGACAAGATAAAGGTGATATATGAAAAAAATTCTTTTTTTTGAAAATAGCTCTTCATTGCAGAAAGCATTGAAAATTTTATTTTCAAATTCAGATGTATATCTGTTACATTTTGCTGAAAATAGAGAAAAATTCGAAACATGTTTAAAAGAGTCAATTTATGATTTAATAGTTTCACATATAGATCAAATATTTACGGATGGAAAAATAAATATAAAAAAGAAGAATTGGACGCATGAGAATATATTATTGATGTATGAAAACGGTGATGATATCTCTCAATTACAAAAAGATGGTTACGTTAATTTTATTGAGAAACCATTTAGTGGCGTTGATTTTAAGAATAAAGTAAATTTTTTACTTGCTATAGATGATATTATATCAACAAAAGAGTTTACAGCTTCGTCAAAAGATGTTGAAGGTTATATCAAAGAAAAAGTAGATAAATGGCTAATAGAAGTGGCTCCACAGTATGCAAAAGAAGTTATAAGAGAAGAAATATTAAAATTGATAAATTAACATGAGGTTAAAAAATATTTTTAACTCGATCTTTTATTTTTTAACTGCTATTTGAAATCTTATTGCATAATTATTTATTTGCGGATATTTTTAACAGTCCTGTTATTTATTTAAAACAAGTATAATTGCCAATCCTAAGGAAGAGCTTTAAGTTTTGTGAATTTAAAAAAAAGACATCAATTCGAGTATCTCTTTCTCCAGTATTTTCTTAAAGCGGAAATATTCATCTCGATGACTCTTATACGCAAAAATATTTTACAAGATATTCAGGAACTTTTATGGTTAGAAAATAAAGGAATTAAAGTTTACCCAAATTACAACAGATAAAAGTGAATTTATAGAATTGTTATATAATTTATTGAATGAAAAATACCAAGAAGAAGGCAGGAAGGAAATTTAATCTTTAAAATTATTCGGAGAGTATTCAACTGCATTGATACTATTTGATATTGAGAGGGTTAAAAATTTAAATTCATCTGTAAAAGATAATTCATTTTGTTTTTGGGGACATAAAAATTGTAAACAATTATTCTAGAGAAATTTCTCGCGTAAAAAGAAATCACTATATCTCTTCTTTATATTTAAGCATTCAGGGTAATGAGATTTTGCTCTTTGTTAATAATAATTAATCTTCTAAGCATTTTCTTAGATTCCCTTCATATTCCTTAAGAAGTTTTTCTGCTTGTTTTAGATCTTTTTTCTTAATATAAACGCAAGCTAGTTTTGCGTTTCCTTTGCATTTTAAAAGGGCTGTATGCGCTGTTTCATAGTCAACTTTACAAATATCTGAAACAATGTGAATGCTTCGATTGGTCAGTTTTTCATTTGTCGTCACAAGATCGACCATATAAGAATCGTAGACTCGATTTAAATGAATCATAAGGGTTGATGTAAACATATTGAGGAGAATTTTCTGAGCTGTACCTGCTTTCATGCGAGTTGATCCTGCAATAATTTCAGGTCCTGTATCAACGAAAAGTTTAATTTGTGCTTCCTTAAGCAGTGGAGAATGAGCTGTCGAAGCAATACCAATTGTAAATGAGCCGGCCAAATTTGCTTGCCGTAAAACACCTAATGTGTAAGGTGTCCTTCCACTCGCAGATAAGCAGATGACGATATCTTTACGATTTAATTTTAATTTTTTTGTTTCTTTTTCTCCATTGTCAATATCATCTTCTGCATCTTCAAGAGCTTCTGTGAGTGCTTTATGGCCACCGGCTATTAAGAATATTGTTTTTTCTTTCGGCCACGAAAAGGTTGGAAAAAGCTCTGAACACTCTTGTGCGGCTATTCGTCCAGAAGATCCTGCTCCAGCAAAAATAATTCGACCACCACCTTTGATGAGAGGCAGCGCTTTTGTAATTGCAACTTCCAAATCGCTCAATACATTTTCAATAATTGAAACTGCATTGAGTTGTGATTCTAAAATACATTGAAGGATATCTTTTGTTTCCCATAAGTCTATTTTATTATATCGATCTGATTTCTTTTCCGTATTCATATTTGTTACTTTACTATTTTAAATGTTTTTTTATTTTTCCGTTTTGCTGTATTCTCTCCATCAAGTTCAAGAATATACCTTCTCATTTGGATAGACAATTCATCCATAAAGTTTTGCGTAGCCAAAATACTTTTTTGAACTTTTTCATTGCCAAAAAGTTCAACCATTTGTCGAATAAACTCATCTGCAAAAGCGGTTTGTAGAAGTAAAAGACCTGAAATTTCTGTTATGAAAAGATCTTCGTGTACTTTAAAAGCTTTCAACACAGATTGTAGGTGATT is a genomic window containing:
- the coaD gene encoding pantetheine-phosphate adenylyltransferase, whose protein sequence is MKSSVYAGSFDPWTYGHQFVLDSALEVFDCVHVVSAINPAKQSLLKPEVRARVIAHSIDPFSDWWALDPPFHIGDRVIVTSQEGLVADYAKENAIEHLIRGLRSTSDFEAEFNLYFSNQAINPKIQTWAIMCPPRLLHCSSTYVKTVVGKPHVKSVGSKFVAQALMLNWVRVLGQIFDLIEVCSTHRFDIDNSNLNESDLSECLQLLFSSLVHRIVRISRSVMVKTSKLLDAFLKQNGFRLREEIKDKKHYPKNEVNQLWGILSYCIEQDAIFPSDVDSGVAYILSLAKNLGKTSVKLFNEEEVIFAYESLRK
- a CDS encoding N-acetylmuramic acid 6-phosphate etherase; this encodes MNTEKKSDRYNKIDLWETKDILQCILESQLNAVSIIENVLSDLEVAITKALPLIKGGGRIIFAGAGSSGRIAAQECSELFPTFSWPKEKTIFLIAGGHKALTEALEDAEDDIDNGEKETKKLKLNRKDIVICLSASGRTPYTLGVLRQANLAGSFTIGIASTAHSPLLKEAQIKLFVDTGPEIIAGSTRMKAGTAQKILLNMFTSTLMIHLNRVYDSYMVDLVTTNEKLTNRSIHIVSDICKVDYETAHTALLKCKGNAKLACVYIKKKDLKQAEKLLKEYEGNLRKCLED